The Salvia splendens isolate huo1 chromosome 21, SspV2, whole genome shotgun sequence genome includes a window with the following:
- the LOC121783405 gene encoding uncharacterized protein LOC121783405: MAALQKSAVLYHYPCPDGAFGALAAYLYFSHAPASTPPRFFPNTVYSPIRAEDLPLNEIDNVYLLDFVGPPGFVEQLSRKVGRVVVLDHHKTALELLGSGTSTNGNVTKVIDMDRSGATIAYDYFKEKLLCGDINSDTNGAIAEFQRVRRLVEYIEDADLWRWHLPNSKAFSSGLKDLNLEFDVTLNPSLFQQLLSLELDSVISQGMSSLADKQKKIDEVLKLSYEITLGGGAFGNCLAVNADSIQELRSELGNQLALKSLKMNLRGIGAVVYRVPELENDSRLKISLRSVREEDTTPISQKYGGGGHRNASSFMFDSAGFQRWKVSGNNSI; encoded by the exons ATGGCGGCACTCCAGAAATCGGCGGTTCTGTATCACTACCCCTGCCCCGACGGCGCCTTCGGTGCATTAGCAGCCTACCTATACTTCTCTCATGCTCCGGCCTCCACTCCTCCTCGCTTCTTTCCCAACACCGTCTACTCTCCTATCAG AGCTGAGGACTTGCCCTTGAATGAAATTGATAATGTTTACCTGCTGGACTTTGTGGGGCCGCCAGGTTTCGTCGAGCAGCTCTCTCGTAAAGTTGGAAG GGTTGTAGTCCTGGATCATCATAAGACTGCACTCGAGTTGTTGGGTTCGGGGACATCAACTAATGGGAATGTGACTAAAGTGATAGACATGGACAGGAGTGGAGCTACTATAGCTTATGATTATTTTAAGGAGAAACTCTTGTGTGGGGACATCAACAGTGATACTAATGGTGCCATTGCTGAATTCCAAAGAGTGAGGAGACTAGTTGAATATATTGAGGATGCTGATTTGTGGAGGTGGCACCTTCCAAATAGTAAAGCATTTAGTAGTGGATTGAAGGATTTGAATCTTGAATTTGATGTCACATTAAATCCCTCCCTGTTCCAACAG CTTCTCTCCTTAGAACTTGACTCAGTAATAAGTCAAGGTATGTCAAGCTTGGCAGACAAACAGAAAAAGATAGATGAGGTTCTCAAGCTTTCCTATGAAATAACTCTCGGTGGTGGTGCTTTTGGAAATTGCCTG GCTGTCAATGCGGATTCCATCCAGGAACTAAGGAGTGAGCTTGGAAATCAATTAGCTCTTAAAAGCCTCAAAATGAACCTGAG GGGAATTGGAGCTGTTGTATACAGAGTTCCTGAACTTGAGAATGACTCACGGTTGAAAATTAGCCTAAGGAGTGTTCGTGAAGAGGACACTACACCCATATCACAG AAATATGGAGGTGGTGGACATCGGAATGCCAGTTCGTTCATGTTTGATAGTGCCGGATTTCAAAGATGGAAAGTCTCCGGTAACAACTCTATCTAG